From Streptomyces sp. NBC_00370, a single genomic window includes:
- a CDS encoding sensor histidine kinase — translation MRWALVKVSLAVTVMVVVAFAVPLGLVVKELARDRAFSNAERQAATIAPTLTITDDREQLERAVYSTSAGSDRKMAVHIPASRAAGSRPLELGTRRAAEKDVRTVQRLGRASITDVPGGSVLLQPTGLGSGVIAVVEVYVPERDVSNGVTTAWLVLAGVGAALVVGSVAVADRLGVRMVEPAQRLAGAAHALGEGKLGARVPEEGPPELRSAAVAFNSMADQVVQLLANERELAADLSHRLRTPLTVLRLNAASLGDGPAADQTRAAVAQLEREVDTIIRTARDAKPQTAAAGFGVGCDVSEVVRDRMDFWSALAEDEGRKVRLAGVDKTVRIPVGRPELVAALDALLGNVFRHTPEGTAFSVDVHNGDDAVILLISDAGPGIADPGAALVRGNSGGGEGSTGLGLDIVRRVAESTGGDVRIGRSVLGGTEVRIWIGLDGRRSPDRTRGHRLRRRGRGASGRTPAEV, via the coding sequence ATGAGATGGGCCCTGGTCAAGGTCTCCCTGGCGGTGACCGTGATGGTCGTCGTCGCCTTCGCCGTTCCGCTCGGACTCGTCGTCAAGGAACTCGCCAGGGACCGGGCGTTCAGCAACGCCGAGCGGCAGGCCGCCACCATCGCCCCGACCCTCACCATCACCGACGACCGCGAACAGCTGGAGCGGGCCGTCTACTCCACCTCCGCCGGGTCGGACCGGAAGATGGCCGTGCATATCCCCGCCTCCCGGGCGGCCGGCAGCCGGCCGCTGGAGCTGGGTACGCGCCGGGCGGCCGAGAAGGACGTACGGACCGTGCAGCGGCTCGGCCGCGCCTCCATCACCGACGTACCCGGCGGGTCCGTGCTGCTCCAGCCGACCGGGCTCGGCAGCGGTGTGATCGCCGTCGTCGAGGTGTACGTCCCGGAGAGGGACGTCTCCAACGGGGTCACCACCGCCTGGCTGGTCCTCGCGGGGGTCGGCGCCGCCCTCGTCGTCGGGTCGGTCGCCGTGGCCGACCGGCTCGGCGTACGGATGGTCGAGCCCGCCCAGCGGCTCGCGGGCGCCGCGCACGCGCTGGGGGAGGGGAAGCTCGGCGCGCGCGTCCCCGAGGAGGGGCCGCCCGAACTGCGTTCCGCCGCCGTCGCGTTCAACTCCATGGCCGACCAGGTCGTCCAACTCCTCGCCAACGAACGGGAGCTGGCAGCCGACCTCTCGCACCGGCTGCGCACCCCGCTCACCGTGCTGCGCCTCAACGCCGCCTCGCTCGGGGACGGTCCGGCCGCCGACCAGACCAGGGCGGCCGTCGCGCAGTTGGAGCGCGAGGTCGACACCATCATCCGTACGGCCAGGGACGCCAAGCCGCAGACGGCGGCTGCCGGATTCGGCGTCGGCTGCGACGTCTCCGAAGTGGTGCGCGACCGGATGGACTTCTGGTCGGCGCTGGCCGAGGACGAGGGCCGCAAGGTGCGGCTGGCGGGCGTCGACAAGACCGTACGTATCCCGGTGGGCCGCCCGGAGTTGGTCGCCGCGCTCGACGCGCTGCTGGGCAACGTCTTCCGGCACACGCCGGAGGGCACCGCCTTCTCCGTGGACGTGCACAACGGCGACGACGCCGTGATCCTGCTGATCTCGGACGCGGGACCCGGTATCGCCGACCCGGGCGCCGCGCTGGTACGCGGCAACAGCGGCGGCGGCGAGGGCTCGACCGGACTCGGCCTGGACATCGTGCGCCGGGTGGCCGAGTCGACCGGCGGTGACGTGCGGATCGGACGGTCCGTGCTGGGCGGCACCGAGGTGCGGATCTGGATCGGCCTTGACGGCAGGCGCTCTCCCGACCGCACCCGGGGTCACCGGTTGCGCAGGCGGGGACGCGGTGCGTCAGGTCGCACTCCGGCAGAGGTCTGA
- a CDS encoding GH1 family beta-glucosidase has product MTAVRTETTLQAAAAATDFPTGFVWGAATAAYQVEGAAAEDGRTPSIWDTFSRTPGKVRNGDTGDIAADHYHRFRDDVRLMKELGLKAYRFSISWSRVQPTGRGPAVERGLDFYRSLVDELLEAGIAPVATLYHWDLPQELESAGGWPARQTAERFADYASIMAGALGDRVGMWTTLNEPWCSAFLGYGSGVHAPGRTEPAAALRAAHHLNLAHGRAMEALRAQLPSTAQTSITLNLHQVRALTDSEADADAVRRIDAVGNRVFTGPILGGAYPEDLIADTSRYVDWSELVHDGDLAAISRPIDVLGVNYYTPTVVSNPGTGVGDSRDDGHGNSQHSPWPGSEHVAFHLTEGKRTAMNWAIDPSGLHDLLLRLTHDHPGLPLMVTENGAAFDDYVSPEGRVEDPERIAYLHGHLAAVQRAVAAGADVRGYFLWSLMDNFEWGYGYSKRFGAVYVDYASQRRIPKASAHWYADVIRGNALPQAPQE; this is encoded by the coding sequence ATGACCGCCGTACGAACCGAGACCACCCTGCAAGCAGCGGCCGCCGCGACGGACTTCCCGACGGGCTTCGTCTGGGGAGCGGCCACCGCCGCCTATCAGGTCGAGGGCGCCGCCGCCGAGGACGGCCGCACGCCTTCGATCTGGGACACCTTCAGCCGTACGCCCGGCAAGGTACGCAACGGCGACACCGGCGACATCGCGGCCGACCACTACCACCGGTTCCGCGACGACGTCCGGCTGATGAAGGAGCTGGGCCTGAAGGCCTACCGCTTCTCCATCTCCTGGTCGCGGGTGCAGCCGACCGGCCGCGGCCCCGCCGTCGAACGCGGCCTGGACTTCTACCGCAGCCTCGTCGACGAGCTGCTCGAAGCGGGCATCGCGCCCGTCGCCACCCTCTACCACTGGGACCTGCCGCAGGAGTTGGAGAGCGCGGGCGGCTGGCCGGCCCGGCAGACCGCCGAGCGGTTCGCCGACTACGCGTCGATCATGGCGGGCGCCCTCGGCGACCGCGTCGGCATGTGGACCACGCTCAACGAGCCGTGGTGCTCCGCGTTCCTGGGGTACGGCTCCGGCGTGCACGCGCCGGGCCGCACCGAGCCCGCGGCGGCGCTGCGCGCTGCCCACCACCTCAACCTCGCGCACGGCAGGGCGATGGAGGCGCTGCGCGCCCAGCTCCCCTCGACTGCGCAGACCTCGATCACCCTCAACCTGCACCAGGTCAGGGCGCTGACCGACAGCGAGGCCGACGCGGACGCCGTCCGCCGGATCGACGCCGTCGGCAACCGCGTCTTCACCGGGCCCATCCTCGGCGGCGCCTACCCCGAGGACCTGATCGCCGACACCTCGCGGTACGTCGACTGGTCGGAGCTGGTGCACGACGGCGACCTGGCCGCCATCTCCCGCCCCATCGACGTCCTGGGCGTCAACTACTACACGCCGACGGTGGTCTCCAACCCCGGTACGGGCGTGGGCGATTCACGCGACGACGGGCACGGCAACAGCCAGCACTCGCCGTGGCCGGGCTCCGAGCACGTCGCCTTCCACCTCACCGAGGGCAAGCGGACGGCGATGAACTGGGCGATCGACCCCAGCGGTCTGCACGACCTGCTGCTGCGCCTCACCCACGACCACCCCGGGCTGCCGCTGATGGTCACCGAGAACGGCGCGGCGTTCGACGACTACGTCTCGCCCGAGGGCCGCGTCGAGGACCCCGAGCGGATCGCGTATCTGCACGGCCATCTCGCCGCCGTACAGCGGGCGGTGGCCGCCGGCGCCGATGTCCGCGGTTACTTCCTCTGGTCGCTGATGGACAACTTCGAGTGGGGTTACGGCTATTCGAAGCGCTTCGGCGCCGTCTACGTCGACTACGCGTCGCAGCGCCGTATCCCCAAGGCGAGCGCGCACTGGTACGCGGACGTGATCCGTGGCAACGCGCTGCCGCAGGCGCCGCAGGAATGA
- a CDS encoding glycoside hydrolase family 18 protein has protein sequence MGSSTHRRLAKRRTKAIGAVVAAVVGGGAAFALTGTAQAAAVGAAYTKTSSWTGGYTGQYVITNDTGKAKSGWVLEFDLPAGTTISSLWNGVRSVDGRHVTVKPEDWNKDLAPGASATVGFVTEAAGNATTAADPASCLIDGVKCSVDDGATPQPSGRPTEEQPGTEPTTGPTEEPTTEPTKDADPTDVPSDPATSQPPTSGSGTAASAGFAPYVDTSLYPAYNLADTAAKTGVKQFTLAFITSGGGCVPKWGGVSDLASDAVAAQIGGLRADGGDVRVSFGGASGTELAGACSSAADLAAAYGKAVDAYKLTKVDFDIEGAALPDTAANTRRAQAIAQLQKAHPGLDVSFTLPVMPEGLTQPGVDLIGNAKQNGVKVGQVNIMAMDYGASYSGDMGGYAIQAATATQAQIKGVLGLSDAAAWQAVAVTPMIGVNDVSTEVFKVDDATQLVDFAKSKGIGWLAMWSGTRDKACPGGPKNSADASCSSIDQQPLAFTKAFGAYK, from the coding sequence ATGGGCAGCAGTACGCACCGCCGCTTGGCGAAGCGCAGGACCAAGGCGATCGGAGCGGTGGTCGCGGCCGTCGTCGGCGGCGGAGCGGCCTTCGCCCTCACCGGCACGGCGCAGGCGGCGGCGGTCGGGGCCGCCTACACGAAGACCAGCTCCTGGACCGGCGGTTACACCGGCCAGTACGTCATCACGAACGACACGGGCAAGGCGAAGTCCGGCTGGGTCCTCGAATTCGACCTGCCGGCCGGTACCACCATCAGCTCGCTGTGGAACGGCGTGCGGAGCGTCGACGGCCGGCACGTCACCGTCAAGCCCGAGGACTGGAACAAGGACCTGGCGCCCGGCGCCTCAGCCACCGTCGGCTTCGTCACCGAGGCGGCGGGCAACGCGACCACGGCGGCCGACCCGGCCTCGTGCCTCATCGACGGCGTCAAGTGCTCGGTCGACGACGGCGCGACGCCCCAGCCCAGCGGCCGCCCCACGGAGGAGCAGCCCGGCACGGAGCCCACCACCGGGCCGACCGAGGAGCCGACCACCGAGCCGACGAAGGACGCCGACCCCACCGACGTCCCCTCGGATCCCGCGACGTCGCAGCCCCCCACGTCCGGCAGCGGCACGGCGGCGAGCGCCGGCTTCGCACCGTACGTCGACACCTCGCTCTACCCCGCCTACAACCTCGCGGACACGGCGGCCAAGACCGGCGTCAAGCAGTTCACCCTCGCCTTCATCACGTCGGGCGGCGGCTGCGTCCCGAAGTGGGGCGGCGTCAGCGACCTCGCGAGCGACGCGGTCGCCGCGCAGATCGGCGGCCTGCGCGCCGACGGCGGTGACGTACGGGTCTCCTTCGGCGGTGCCTCGGGCACCGAACTGGCCGGCGCCTGCTCCTCGGCCGCCGACCTGGCCGCCGCCTACGGCAAGGCCGTCGACGCCTACAAGCTCACCAAGGTCGACTTCGACATCGAGGGCGCGGCCCTGCCGGACACGGCGGCCAACACCCGCCGCGCCCAGGCCATCGCGCAGCTCCAGAAGGCCCACCCCGGCCTCGACGTCTCCTTCACCCTGCCGGTGATGCCCGAGGGGCTGACCCAGCCCGGCGTGGACCTGATCGGCAACGCCAAGCAGAACGGCGTGAAGGTCGGCCAGGTCAACATCATGGCGATGGACTACGGAGCCTCGTACAGCGGTGACATGGGCGGCTACGCCATCCAGGCGGCGACCGCGACCCAGGCCCAGATCAAGGGCGTGCTGGGCCTCTCGGACGCCGCGGCCTGGCAGGCCGTCGCCGTCACACCGATGATCGGCGTCAACGACGTCAGCACCGAGGTCTTCAAGGTCGACGACGCGACGCAGCTCGTCGACTTCGCGAAGTCCAAGGGCATCGGCTGGCTGGCGATGTGGTCGGGCACCCGCGACAAGGCCTGCCCGGGCGGGCCGAAGAACAGCGCGGACGCCTCGTGCAGCTCGATCGACCAGCAGCCGCTGGCCTTCACCAAGGCGTTCGGCGCCTACAAGTAG
- a CDS encoding tetratricopeptide repeat protein, which yields MASSRAVPNLVFRRLRGNRSPGEFAAAVRRAAREIGEHVACDARYIGRVEAGEIRCPNYAYERVFLHMFPGLALADLGFSARETVRGRAARPVVDRPDHSHTSEESDVLRRAFMTSGTATVAAAAFGLGTAPAVAVPTAALPAPRRVGEAEVRAVEEEVRRIRLLDDRHGADGLYRRAALPLRNAYALLDAGAAASRSTTDRLHSGAGELAISVGWLAHDSGRFDEARSHYAEALATARVADDPALEAHAFCNTAFLAKDAGRHREAVRAAQAGRRAARHLSSARLLSLLALREASGWAGLGDRTGCEQALRQAHDLFAAGPSDADPEWMSFFGEPELEWLEAQCHATLGDWAAAAGHAYRATVLQDPRFTRNLALYRAELATDLARAGAPDEAAAAGQQVLDLLDEVQSARIQRMLATTARVLRPQRRLPEVSAFLDRHAVTDPRAM from the coding sequence ATGGCGTCGTCACGGGCAGTTCCCAACCTCGTCTTCCGTCGGCTGCGGGGCAACCGCTCGCCGGGCGAGTTCGCGGCCGCCGTGCGCAGGGCCGCACGGGAGATCGGTGAACACGTCGCGTGCGACGCCCGTTATATCGGTCGGGTGGAGGCAGGCGAGATCCGCTGTCCCAACTACGCGTACGAGCGCGTATTTCTCCATATGTTCCCCGGGCTCGCCCTGGCGGACCTGGGCTTCTCGGCACGCGAAACCGTACGCGGCCGGGCGGCGCGGCCCGTCGTGGACAGGCCGGACCACAGCCATACCAGCGAGGAGAGCGACGTGCTGCGTCGCGCATTCATGACGAGCGGCACCGCCACGGTGGCGGCTGCCGCCTTCGGTCTCGGCACCGCGCCCGCCGTCGCCGTACCCACCGCCGCCCTGCCCGCACCCCGGCGGGTCGGCGAGGCCGAGGTCCGCGCCGTCGAGGAAGAGGTACGCCGGATCCGGCTGCTCGACGACCGGCACGGCGCCGACGGGCTCTACCGCAGGGCCGCGCTGCCGCTGCGCAACGCGTACGCGCTGCTCGACGCGGGCGCGGCCGCCAGCAGATCCACCACCGACCGGCTGCATTCGGGCGCCGGCGAACTCGCCATCTCGGTCGGCTGGCTGGCGCACGACTCGGGCCGCTTCGACGAGGCGCGCTCGCACTACGCCGAGGCGCTGGCGACCGCGCGGGTCGCCGACGACCCGGCGCTTGAGGCGCACGCGTTCTGCAACACGGCGTTCCTCGCCAAGGACGCGGGCCGGCACCGCGAGGCGGTACGCGCGGCCCAGGCCGGCCGGCGGGCCGCGCGGCATCTGTCGTCGGCCCGGCTGCTGTCGCTGCTCGCGCTGCGCGAGGCGAGCGGCTGGGCCGGGCTCGGCGACCGTACGGGCTGCGAACAGGCGCTGCGGCAGGCACACGACCTGTTCGCCGCGGGCCCCTCGGACGCCGACCCCGAGTGGATGTCCTTCTTCGGCGAACCGGAGCTGGAGTGGCTGGAGGCGCAGTGCCACGCGACGCTCGGCGACTGGGCCGCCGCGGCGGGGCACGCGTACCGGGCGACGGTGCTCCAGGACCCGCGCTTCACCCGTAACCTCGCGCTCTACCGCGCCGAGTTGGCCACCGACCTGGCGCGGGCGGGAGCGCCGGACGAGGCGGCTGCCGCCGGGCAGCAGGTGCTCGACCTGCTGGACGAGGTCCAGTCGGCCCGGATCCAGCGGATGCTCGCGACGACGGCGCGGGTGCTGCGGCCGCAGCGGCGGCTGCCCGAGGTGAGCGCGTTCCTGGACCGCC
- a CDS encoding response regulator transcription factor encodes MASVLVVEDDQFVRSALIRHLTEAAHTVRSVGTALEALREVAHFRFDVVILDLGLPDLDGSEALKMLRGITDVPVIIATARDDETEIVRLLNDGADDYLTKPFSVEHLSARMAAVLRRSRATPDEVAPSRVIQVGGLSIDPLRRQAELDGTRLDLTRREFDLLTFLAGRPGVVVARKELLAEVWQQAYGDDQTIDVHLSWLRRKLGETAARPRYLHTLRGVGVKLEPPQ; translated from the coding sequence ATGGCAAGTGTGCTCGTCGTCGAGGACGACCAGTTCGTGCGCTCCGCCCTCATCAGGCACTTGACCGAGGCCGCGCACACCGTACGGAGTGTCGGTACGGCTCTGGAAGCGCTGCGCGAAGTGGCCCATTTCCGCTTCGACGTGGTGATCCTCGATCTCGGCCTGCCCGATCTCGACGGGTCGGAGGCGCTCAAGATGCTGCGGGGCATCACGGACGTGCCGGTGATCATCGCCACGGCGCGTGACGACGAGACGGAGATCGTCCGGCTGCTCAACGACGGCGCCGACGACTACCTCACCAAACCGTTCTCCGTCGAGCACCTGTCGGCGCGGATGGCGGCCGTGCTGCGCCGCTCACGGGCCACCCCTGACGAGGTCGCCCCCTCGCGCGTCATCCAGGTCGGCGGGCTCTCCATCGACCCGCTGCGCCGCCAGGCGGAGCTGGACGGGACCCGGCTCGACCTGACCCGGCGGGAGTTCGACCTGCTGACGTTCCTGGCGGGCCGGCCGGGGGTGGTCGTCGCCCGCAAGGAACTCCTCGCCGAGGTGTGGCAGCAGGCGTACGGCGACGACCAGACCATCGACGTCCATCTGTCCTGGCTGCGCAGGAAACTGGGCGAGACCGCCGCGCGGCCCCGCTACCTGCACACCCTGCGCGGCGTCGGCGTCAAACTGGAGCCACCGCAATGA
- a CDS encoding spermidine synthase, with protein MAKKTRRTRDTAESVAETVAGGLAELRPDRERPRAWTLLIDGAPQSYVDLEDPAHLSFAYQRRIGHAADLVMPQDRPPQVVHLGGGAFTLARYIAASRPRATQQIVESDAALVQLVRRELPLDPNARIRVRSADARAGLAKLPDGWADLLIADVFDGARTPAHLTSAEFLADVRRVLRPDGCYAANLADGPPLAHLRGQIATAATVFPHLALAADPAVLRGRRFGNAVLLGSARELPVTELTRRVATDPHPGRVEHGRALADFTGGAAPVTDVKAKASPAPPPGTFD; from the coding sequence GTGGCGAAGAAGACGCGGCGTACCCGCGACACGGCCGAGTCCGTGGCCGAGACCGTCGCCGGCGGGCTCGCCGAGCTGAGGCCCGACCGGGAGCGGCCGCGCGCCTGGACGCTGCTGATCGACGGCGCTCCGCAGTCGTACGTGGACCTCGAAGACCCGGCCCATCTCTCGTTCGCCTACCAGCGCAGAATCGGTCATGCGGCCGATCTCGTCATGCCGCAGGACCGGCCCCCGCAGGTCGTGCATCTCGGGGGCGGCGCCTTCACCCTCGCCCGCTACATCGCGGCCTCCCGGCCGCGTGCCACCCAGCAGATCGTCGAATCCGACGCCGCGCTGGTCCAACTCGTACGGCGCGAGCTGCCGTTGGACCCGAACGCGCGGATACGGGTCCGGTCGGCCGACGCGCGCGCCGGACTCGCCAAGCTGCCGGACGGCTGGGCCGACCTGCTGATCGCCGACGTGTTCGACGGCGCGCGTACCCCGGCGCATCTCACCAGCGCCGAATTCCTGGCGGACGTACGGCGCGTGCTGCGCCCCGACGGCTGTTACGCGGCCAACCTCGCCGACGGTCCGCCGCTCGCCCACCTGCGCGGCCAGATCGCCACCGCGGCCACCGTCTTCCCGCATCTCGCGCTGGCCGCCGACCCGGCCGTGCTGCGCGGGCGCCGCTTCGGCAACGCCGTACTGCTCGGCTCGGCACGCGAACTGCCGGTCACCGAGCTGACCCGGCGGGTCGCGACAGATCCGCACCCGGGTCGGGTCGAACACGGTCGCGCGCTGGCCGACTTCACCGGCGGCGCCGCGCCCGTCACGGACGTGAAGGCCAAGGCGTCACCGGCGCCGCCGCCGGGGACCTTCGACTGA
- a CDS encoding carbohydrate ABC transporter permease: protein MTLTSPTTARQLAPPARADTAAARRPGRFKPGAGRQLHGGPFAYIALIVVGIGSILPLYWTLVAASHTQDEVLATTPPFLPGSHLFHNLDAAWTQAHLGKAIVNSVIVSGCITAATLFFCTLAGYAFAKMRFRGRGWLMTSVIATLTIPPQLSVVPLFMLMSKIGWGGDLESVIFPTLVSAFGVFFMRQYLIEALPYELIEAAKVDGANNFRIVRSIVLPVARPAMMVLGMLTFVQAWNDFFWPYLALNQQNPTLQVALGQLSASYTPDQSIVMAGALISTLPLLLVFVLFGKQIVGGIMSGAVKG from the coding sequence ATGACCCTGACCAGCCCCACCACCGCACGGCAACTCGCCCCGCCGGCACGGGCCGACACCGCGGCCGCGCGCCGTCCCGGCCGGTTCAAGCCCGGCGCGGGACGGCAGTTGCACGGCGGCCCCTTCGCCTACATCGCGCTGATAGTCGTCGGCATCGGCTCGATCCTGCCGCTGTACTGGACGCTGGTGGCCGCGTCCCACACGCAGGACGAAGTCCTCGCCACCACACCGCCGTTCCTGCCCGGCTCGCACCTCTTCCACAACCTGGACGCCGCCTGGACCCAGGCGCACCTCGGCAAGGCCATCGTCAACAGCGTGATCGTGTCGGGCTGCATCACGGCGGCGACACTGTTCTTCTGCACCCTCGCCGGTTACGCGTTCGCCAAGATGCGTTTCCGGGGCCGGGGTTGGCTGATGACGTCCGTCATCGCGACGCTGACGATCCCGCCGCAGCTCAGTGTCGTCCCGCTCTTCATGCTGATGTCGAAGATCGGCTGGGGCGGTGATCTGGAGTCGGTGATCTTCCCGACCCTGGTGAGCGCCTTCGGTGTGTTCTTCATGCGGCAGTACCTGATCGAGGCGCTGCCGTACGAGCTGATCGAGGCGGCGAAGGTGGACGGCGCGAACAACTTCCGGATCGTGCGCAGCATCGTCCTGCCGGTGGCCCGGCCCGCGATGATGGTGCTCGGAATGCTTACGTTCGTGCAGGCGTGGAATGACTTCTTCTGGCCCTATCTCGCACTCAACCAGCAGAATCCGACGCTCCAGGTGGCCCTCGGCCAGCTGAGCGCCTCGTACACCCCCGACCAGTCCATCGTCATGGCGGGCGCCCTGATCAGCACTCTTCCGCTGCTCCTGGTGTTCGTGCTCTTCGGCAAGCAGATCGTCGGAGGCATCATGTCGGGCGCGGTCAAGGGATGA
- a CDS encoding carbohydrate ABC transporter permease, which translates to MATTIPARDAATPPPGPPKPVSTERLAWRSRLWRFDDKASPYAYIAPFFLVFAAFGLFPLIYTGWIALHRVEMTGLDQMEWVGWENFGKILHDSEFWTAVSNTFLIGVISTVPQLLVALGLAHLLNYKLRASTFFRTLILTPYATSVASAALVFALVFRADGGLLNWLLHFIGLGHTNWTNGHWTSKIAISVIVIWRWTGYNTLIYLAAMQAVPTDLYEAASLDGASRWQQFRKVTIPSLRPTILFTIVISTIGSMQLFGEPLLLEGGTLGQTGGNENQYETLSIYLYNYGWNLGHLGPAAAVAWAMLALLLIIAAINWLFSRFVRKSAA; encoded by the coding sequence GTGGCAACCACGATCCCGGCCCGGGACGCCGCCACCCCGCCGCCCGGCCCCCCGAAGCCCGTGTCCACCGAACGCCTGGCGTGGCGCAGCCGGCTGTGGCGGTTCGACGACAAGGCCTCGCCGTACGCGTACATCGCCCCGTTCTTCCTCGTCTTCGCCGCCTTCGGGCTCTTCCCGCTGATCTACACCGGCTGGATCGCCCTGCACCGGGTGGAGATGACCGGTCTCGACCAGATGGAGTGGGTCGGCTGGGAGAACTTCGGCAAGATCCTGCACGACTCCGAGTTCTGGACGGCCGTCTCCAACACCTTCCTGATCGGGGTCATTTCGACCGTCCCGCAGCTCCTCGTCGCGCTCGGTCTGGCGCATCTGCTCAACTACAAGCTGCGGGCCAGCACGTTCTTCCGGACGCTGATCCTCACCCCGTACGCCACCTCGGTGGCATCCGCGGCGCTCGTCTTCGCCCTGGTCTTCCGGGCCGACGGCGGTCTGCTGAACTGGCTGCTGCATTTCATCGGCCTCGGGCACACCAACTGGACCAACGGCCACTGGACTTCGAAGATCGCCATCTCGGTCATCGTGATCTGGCGCTGGACGGGCTACAACACACTGATCTATCTGGCGGCCATGCAGGCGGTGCCGACCGATCTCTACGAGGCGGCCTCCCTCGACGGCGCCTCGCGCTGGCAGCAGTTCCGCAAGGTGACGATCCCCTCGCTGCGACCGACGATCCTCTTCACCATCGTCATCTCGACCATCGGCTCCATGCAGTTGTTCGGTGAGCCCCTGCTGCTCGAAGGCGGCACGCTCGGCCAGACCGGCGGCAACGAGAACCAGTACGAGACGCTGAGCATTTACCTCTACAACTACGGCTGGAATCTGGGACATCTCGGTCCGGCCGCAGCGGTGGCCTGGGCGATGCTCGCCCTGCTGCTGATCATCGCGGCGATCAACTGGCTCTTCAGCCGCTTCGTGCGCAAGTCCGCGGCCTGA